CCACGCGTGCCAACAGAGGAGCGTCAGCCTTGCGCTGATGCGTTACCACTCAACAGGATTGCCACAGTTCGGCAATCCGGATTGGAGTCAAGATGGCCAAGAAGATTATTGGCTTTATCAAGCTGCAGATCCCGGCTGGTAAAGCAAATCCGTCCCCGCCCGTCGGCCCGGCCCTGGGTCAGCGTGGTCTGAACATCATGGAGTTCTGCAAGGCGTTCAACGCGCAGACTCAAGGTATGGAACCGGGCCTGCCGGTGCCGGTGGTGATCACCGCCTTCGCCGACAAGAGCTTCACTTTCGTGATGAAGTCGCCGCCGGCGACCGTGCTCATCAAGAAGGCAGCCGGTGTCCAGAAGGGCTCGTCCAAGCCGCATACCGACAAGGTTGGCAAGATCACCCGCGCCCAGGCCGAGGAAATCGCCAAGGCGAAGAACGCGGACCTTACCGCTGCTGATCTCGACGCCGCCGTGCGTACGATCGCCGGTAGCGCCCGTTCGATGGGTATCACGGTGGAGGGCCTGTAATCATGGCAAAGATTTCGAAGCGCGTGGCTGCGAACAAGGCCAAGGTCGAACGCACCAAGTTCTACCCGATCGACGAAGCGCTGAGCCTCATCAAGGAATGCGCTAGCGCCAAGTTCGATGAGTCCATCGACGTGGCCGTGCAACTGGGCATCGACGCCAAGAAGTCGGACCAGGTCGTTCGTGGTTCGGTGGTGCTGCCCGCAGGTACCGGCAAGTCGGTGCGCGTGGCCGTGTTCGCCCAAGGCGAAAAGGCTGAGCAAGCCAAGGCTGCTGGCGCCGAGATCGTCGGCATGGAAGATCT
The sequence above is drawn from the Ralstonia solanacearum K60 genome and encodes:
- the rplK gene encoding 50S ribosomal protein L11; the encoded protein is MAKKIIGFIKLQIPAGKANPSPPVGPALGQRGLNIMEFCKAFNAQTQGMEPGLPVPVVITAFADKSFTFVMKSPPATVLIKKAAGVQKGSSKPHTDKVGKITRAQAEEIAKAKNADLTAADLDAAVRTIAGSARSMGITVEGL